Genomic window (Pyrus communis chromosome 13, drPyrComm1.1, whole genome shotgun sequence):
CTAAAGAGTGCTATTTTTccattaaattattttgatttaattgaTTGAAGacataaattttgaaatttaatcttaATCTAACCACAATCGATAGAAAAGTGAACATCACCTTCTTTGTCGAAGATGAGAAAAATGCTCGCCATTTGGAGCACTCTAGCAATGAGCATTCAGCAACCAAATCCGCGCCTAAACATTATTACCACCAACTCAACtcaattattttcaaaatatttaaaatttcaaaatttaaatttcactacttccaaaaaaatttaaaaatttaaacttcgTGCCACGTGTCACCAAACTGATCCCCTCCTCGACCAAAATGCACTATATCCGaatcttctttgtgaggattttcaaatcgtgtccgttcatcgtacatcatgtgaccaaaaatcattttaaatacttgtatttaaaattaaacataaacagtacctgaTGAAAACTGAATGTTTAATGTACGATAACCAAACACAATTCAAAGATTCTCGTTCATATACCCCTACCATTTGTAAACACCATCTCAGACAACAAAAAACAGAAACCCCCATTTTCGTAAATTACCCCAACTCGAGGGCTAAATCCTGACGGACCCGCCCAGATGACAACTCCCACATGAATCTCCAAATCAAGCCAAAAACTCAATTCACTGCCAAATTCAGTGTGACAACCCAACATCAAATCGGTTATAAATTTTACCCCCTTTTCCTCCAAAATTCCGAATTAGGGTTTTCtgcaacaacaaaacaatgaaagCGTCGGTCAAATTCCGTGAGGACCAGAAGCCATTGATGCGGGCCAAGGTCCCACTCAGCATCCTGGGCCTCCCCTTCCAGTCCGGCATCGTCGCGGGCGAGTCCAAGGAGCTCACTCTCAACCTCGGCACCTTCTTCGAATCCGGGCCGTCCGTCAAGATCGCGTATCGTCCCAACGACGCGTGGAACCCTTTCTCCCTCGTCGTTAAGACCGGGACGGGATCCTTCGGATCGCCGATTTCTAGCTCCATGCTGATGAGCGCCGAGTTCAATCTCCTCGGCCGCGGGAGAAACCCTAGCTTCATGCTCCATTTCAAGCCACAGTTCGGCGACTTCTCGATCAAGAAGTCGCAGTCATCGGTCTTCGAGAAGATCGTCGGTTCTCAAAACGACGCCGCTGTGGTGGAGACGCCAGTGGTGGAGGCGGAGTTTTCGGGAAAGAAAATCACGGTTTTGCCATCGGAGAATCCGGCGGATGGAGTTCTCACGGGTGTGTTCTCCGGGATGGAGGTGGCGGCGAGGACGTCGATGCCGGTGAGGAACCGGGCCGTGGTGAGTTTGAGGTGGGGGGTTCGGGTTCCCGCGGAGGTGAAGAGATCTGGGGCGAATCCGACGGCGGGGATTGCTTTTCAGAAAATCCCATTCTTGGTGATGAACAAGATTGGGATCGAACACGTGGACGGCTGGGAATCGAATGGCAAAGCCACAAAGGCAGCGGCGGAGGATAAGGGGGTTACATTTCCGGGAAATGGTGAGGTGGCGGAGGCTTGTTTTAGGGTGAAGCATCAGCTGGAGGCTTTGCGGACGGAGAACGGGTTACTGAGGAAAGCCGTGGAGGATCTGCGCCACGAAATCGCCGACACCGCGAAGTCGATTGCTGAGACAAATGGGGGAAGTAGAAATTCGAGCGGGAAAGTGGATTGGCGGTCGAACGGGAATAAGAAGTCGCCGGAGGGCGATGTGGCGGAGGAACTGAAGAAGGCAATCGGTCACTGATGGGTGGCTCCGCCGTGCCGGCGCCTGAATTTGTGGAAAATTCGAAATCGTGCTAGTCTGGTAGTGAGCTATGGACCGAATAGAATCAATGGATTGTTTATTGATTTtggtaattttgatttttgatcgATATTGTtagatattttgtttttgtaaattgCTTAATAATAAGGTCGGGGGTACGGATACCGATGAATTTTTCGATTAAAACAGTGATATTTTGGTTAATCATGCAATCGTGCTTCTAGTTTTAACATATCTGTCATGTCACAAATTCTATATAATTATCTTAACTGTCGTACAAAAGTTGTGTAAGTGCTAAAAACGTACAGTTCCATTTTCCATGTGTTTTGAGCTCATTCAACTTATGCGGGTATACTCAATATGACAACTTGGGCTTCATAATTCTAGCTGTACGGTAAGTAATGaattatcttttttctttttcttttttaacaaatgatgtaGCGTTCATGAGTTAAATTAGTTGTTAGGAAAGAGAAGGATCGCTGATGATCGAAACCAGGGTGCATAGATTTGATTGCTTCCTCTTCAATATACTGTATTCCAGGTTCACATACTTTATATTTCTCTTAGTGTAGATTGATGTAAATTATCACTTGTAATAAAAAGAACATAGTCGTATGAACAAAGCCTCCTTACCAAGCACAAAAGGGACGGaaaatgtcataatacaattatGCAAGACGTTATTTTcacatttaaaagaaaaaactaaatatATTACTTGCATCCCTATTGATGGAAAAGACATATTTCACCTCTTGTGCATAACATGTTTTTACAGTATAAATTCTAAAATCGGAAtcattcaatttttaatctttatttgaagaTCGTTGAAATGTAACTAAATAGATGATTCATCATGAATTATAATGTGGATTTG
Coding sequences:
- the LOC137713234 gene encoding uncharacterized protein, producing the protein MKASVKFREDQKPLMRAKVPLSILGLPFQSGIVAGESKELTLNLGTFFESGPSVKIAYRPNDAWNPFSLVVKTGTGSFGSPISSSMLMSAEFNLLGRGRNPSFMLHFKPQFGDFSIKKSQSSVFEKIVGSQNDAAVVETPVVEAEFSGKKITVLPSENPADGVLTGVFSGMEVAARTSMPVRNRAVVSLRWGVRVPAEVKRSGANPTAGIAFQKIPFLVMNKIGIEHVDGWESNGKATKAAAEDKGVTFPGNGEVAEACFRVKHQLEALRTENGLLRKAVEDLRHEIADTAKSIAETNGGSRNSSGKVDWRSNGNKKSPEGDVAEELKKAIGH